A section of the Virgibacillus sp. NKC19-3 genome encodes:
- a CDS encoding gluconate 2-dehydrogenase subunit 3 family protein has translation MVDDNFKDDQEQKEKVDSKTDDGQGVSRRSFIKNSGIAAGGVVGGALLGGLLGNPFETEETTSQTDSQKQEKNPTEARMFFTRYEDFVVLEQATERIFPKDNNGPGAIELGVPYFIDKQLAGSRGTNANEYREGPFVGSKVVDSRLTRGQIFIIALRKMNSLSNERFDTPFNEAEEEQQMDILKDFEAGEIDMKDVDSSDFFTLLRDSTIEGAYADPLYGGNRNMDGWRMKEYPGSVASYADIMEQDEFVKMDPVSLTDYQQKS, from the coding sequence GTGGTTGATGATAATTTCAAAGATGATCAGGAACAAAAGGAAAAGGTAGATAGCAAAACAGACGATGGACAAGGTGTTTCCAGACGTTCCTTCATTAAAAATTCGGGAATTGCAGCAGGCGGAGTCGTGGGTGGTGCGTTACTAGGTGGTTTACTTGGAAATCCTTTTGAAACCGAGGAAACAACAAGTCAAACTGATTCTCAAAAACAAGAAAAAAATCCTACCGAAGCACGCATGTTTTTTACAAGGTATGAAGACTTTGTGGTTTTAGAACAGGCGACTGAGCGTATTTTCCCGAAAGATAATAATGGTCCGGGGGCCATAGAGTTAGGTGTTCCTTATTTTATTGATAAGCAACTTGCGGGTTCACGGGGAACGAATGCAAATGAGTATAGAGAAGGGCCGTTTGTAGGATCAAAAGTTGTTGATTCGAGGTTGACGCGAGGTCAAATATTTATAATCGCATTAAGGAAAATGAATAGCTTGAGTAATGAAAGGTTTGATACACCTTTTAATGAAGCAGAAGAGGAACAACAAATGGATATTTTGAAAGATTTTGAAGCTGGTGAAATAGATATGAAAGATGTTGATTCAAGTGACTTTTTCACATTGCTTCGTGATTCTACCATAGAAGGAGCTTACGCTGATCCCTTGTATGGTGGTAATCGCAATATGGATGGTTGGAGAATGAAAGAATACCCTGGGTCTGTAGCATCTTATGCAGATATTATGGAACAAGACGAGTTCGTTAAGATGGATCCAGTTAGTTTAACGGATTATCAACAAAAATCTTAA
- a CDS encoding GMC family oxidoreductase — translation MAIKLDKTDAVIVGTGWAGGIAAAELTKQGYKVVALERGEDISSEDFIGSKDELKYEVRHDLYQDRTKETITTRNTTDEDAKPLRDQPTDTNGDGTGGTSTHWAGWTFRFLPFDFEIRSKIEEKYGEDRIPEDMSIQDWGIIYDELEPYYDKFEKTAGISGEENPLGPERSDDYPNPPMKETPSIRMFKEAAEALGYHPYRTPSANMSQQYENPDGETINACVYCSFCEMYGCDFGAKADPIVTVLKTAKKTDNFEIRNHAYVTRVLHDDDKASGVLYVDTQTGEEYEQPADIVVVAAYTYGNTRLMLLSEIGEPYNPETGEGIIGKNITAHYGNLLFTGVDGFFEDKKFNSFAGTGALGATLDDYNGHQIDNNETDFLHGFQLNISQGGAEPISNNPVPKDTPSWGKEFKENSLYYTNRHLGVGSMEACLPREHNFMDLDPRYNDIFGDPLLRLTVKFTDQERNLAKYKIEKAKEIMEEMGADIVEAPEITDETEFNQDSIHSHTTGGVIMGDSPETSAVNNYSQMWEKENLFVVGGSSFPHIGAYNPTGTIGALAYRATEGMVEYLEGDGGLLIEPKEEDKA, via the coding sequence ATGGCTATAAAGTTAGACAAAACAGACGCGGTTATTGTTGGCACTGGATGGGCTGGTGGTATTGCTGCTGCGGAGTTAACAAAACAAGGATACAAAGTTGTGGCTTTGGAACGCGGAGAAGATATAAGTAGTGAAGACTTTATTGGTTCAAAAGATGAATTAAAATATGAAGTACGTCACGATTTATATCAAGATCGAACCAAAGAAACAATAACAACAAGAAATACTACAGACGAGGATGCCAAGCCACTAAGAGATCAACCCACAGATACAAATGGAGATGGAACCGGGGGTACATCAACACATTGGGCGGGGTGGACTTTTCGTTTTCTTCCTTTTGATTTTGAAATACGTAGTAAAATTGAGGAAAAGTACGGTGAAGATAGAATTCCCGAAGATATGTCCATTCAAGATTGGGGCATAATATATGATGAGTTAGAGCCATACTATGATAAATTTGAAAAAACTGCGGGGATATCTGGAGAAGAAAATCCACTTGGGCCGGAAAGATCTGATGATTATCCTAATCCTCCTATGAAAGAAACACCAAGTATTCGTATGTTTAAGGAAGCAGCAGAGGCACTTGGATACCATCCTTATCGGACGCCATCAGCTAATATGTCACAGCAGTATGAAAATCCTGATGGTGAAACAATAAATGCTTGTGTTTATTGTTCATTTTGTGAAATGTATGGGTGTGATTTTGGTGCTAAGGCAGATCCGATTGTTACCGTCTTGAAAACTGCCAAAAAGACAGATAACTTTGAAATCCGAAACCATGCCTATGTTACACGTGTTTTACATGATGATGATAAAGCTTCAGGTGTTTTGTATGTGGATACACAAACTGGCGAAGAATACGAACAACCGGCAGATATCGTTGTGGTAGCGGCGTATACATATGGGAATACGCGCTTAATGTTATTATCAGAAATTGGTGAGCCGTATAATCCGGAAACAGGAGAGGGTATTATTGGTAAAAATATAACGGCACATTACGGGAATTTACTTTTTACTGGTGTTGACGGATTTTTTGAAGATAAGAAATTCAACTCCTTTGCGGGTACGGGGGCCTTAGGGGCTACTTTGGATGATTATAATGGGCATCAAATAGATAACAATGAAACAGACTTTTTGCATGGATTTCAACTTAATATTTCTCAAGGTGGTGCTGAACCAATCAGTAATAATCCTGTACCCAAGGATACACCTTCTTGGGGGAAAGAGTTCAAAGAAAACTCTTTATATTATACCAATCGTCATTTAGGAGTAGGGAGCATGGAAGCCTGTTTGCCCCGTGAACATAATTTTATGGATTTAGATCCAAGATATAATGATATATTTGGAGATCCCCTTCTCAGGCTTACTGTTAAATTTACCGATCAAGAGCGTAATTTAGCCAAATATAAAATAGAGAAGGCGAAAGAAATTATGGAGGAAATGGGTGCTGATATAGTGGAAGCGCCTGAGATAACAGATGAAACTGAATTTAATCAGGATAGTATACACAGTCATACAACTGGGGGAGTTATCATGGGTGACAGTCCTGAAACTTCAGCAGTGAATAATTATTCACAAATGTGGGAGAAAGAAAATTTATTTGTAGTAGGTGGCTCTTCTTTTCCTCACATCGGAGCTTATAATCCTACTGGGACCATAGGAGCTCTGGCTTATCGCGCTACTGAAGGTATGGTCGAATATTTGGAAGGTGATGGTGGACTGTTAATTGAGCCGAAAGAAGAAGACAAAGCTTAA